In the genome of Oscarella lobularis chromosome 1, ooOscLobu1.1, whole genome shotgun sequence, one region contains:
- the LOC136199391 gene encoding ribosomal RNA processing protein 1 homolog A-like produces MDKDRKEIDFARRLADPNKTKRDRALKKLNEWLAFQSSKPPGFDEMDMMRVWKGLFYSMWMSDKPSVQEQLANQLANLIYTFHDSEQSFQFIKTFFLTMQREWTGIDRLRIDKFYMLMSIFLRESFCFLKKHEWDQGLCDSFATFLADGPLNVKAQFVSLGISLHVADKFLGELLSVADSKLTFDLFNVLLQPIYVLAANCQSAALLDNICDCIFKPLLELSEDVPLQIDFSLIAENLFTVAADTLTRAKNRRALYALREMFLTQITPDDVVVIESPAKKRRHNSDVPGSGDSATVDDDISVNYRRSKRLQASSSSPLPSPQMKLNFDSISVDGRKKKSSKTPVLKKKRIIRFSGKHYKAYEPIGKKKFVVSTLSPGKSLLKNKDPGPLSPLEKRRRRIRARLNAKLD; encoded by the exons ATGGATAAAGACCGAAAGGAAATTGACTTTGCGCGCCGTTTGGCCGATCCCAACAAGACGAAACGCGATCGAGCGTTGAAGAAGTTGAACGAATGGCTCGCCTTTCAAAGCTCGAAGCCACCAG GATTCGACGAAATGGACATGATGCGAGTGTGGAAAGGCCTCTTTTACTCCATGTGGATGTCTGACAAGCCGTCCGTTCAG GAACAATTAGCCAATCAGCTCGCTAATCTCATCTACACTTTCCACGATAGTGAACAGA GTTTTCAATTTatcaaaacattttttttgACGATGCAGCGAGAATGGACGGGAATTGATCGACTTCGAATTGACAAATTTTACATG CTCATGTCTATTTTCTTGAGAGAATCGTTTTGCTTTCTTAAGAAACATGAATGGGATCAAGG GTTATGTGATTCTTTTGCAACTTTTCTTGCTGATGGTCCACTCAATGTCAAAGCTCAATTt GTTTCATTGGGAATTTCTCTGCATGTTGCTGATAAATTTCTAGGGGAACTACTAAGCGTAGCTGATTCAAAA ttgACCTTCGATTTATTTAATGTTCTTCTTCAACCTATTTACGTATTAGCTGCTAACTGCCAATC GGCTGCGTTATTGGACAATATATGTGATTGTATTTTCAAGCCATTGCTTGAATTGTCCGAAGATGTTCCACTACAG ATTGATTTCAGTCTTATAGCTGAGAATTTATTCACTGTAGCAGCTGATACGCTGACACGTGCCAAGAACAGAAGAGCATTGTACGCTCTCAGGGAAAt GTTTCTCACCCAAATTACTCCTGATGACGTAGTAGTGATTGAGAGTCCAGCCAAGAAGCGTCGTCATAATAGTGACGTTCCCGGAAGTGGTGATAGTGCTACTGTGGATGATGACATTTCGGTCAATTATCGTCGTTCAAAACGACTTCAAGCctcatcttcgtctcctcTCCCTTCTCCACAAATGAAACTCAATTTCGATTCTATAAGTGTTGAtggacgaaaaaagaaatcgtcaaagacacccgttttgaaaaagaagagaataattcgattttctggAAAACATTATAAAG CCTATGAGCCGAttggaaaaaagaaattcgtcgtttcgacgctcAGTCCAGGCAAAAGTTTGCTGAAGAATAAGGATCCTGGTCCTTTGAGTCCActtgagaaaagaagacgacgaattagAGCAAGACTCAATGCTAAATTAGATTGA
- the LOC136199390 gene encoding dual specificity mitogen-activated protein kinase kinase 7-like, with the protein MSDPTLDLKALRKKTQRLSFELGSLSLSPGASPSSVASPSSAPVSPSTRRPLQPLLIPKFGSPVASRKHSAQTRGIPGLLRRSPTPQSYVGSAGSSAASSETESPADTTRVDGVTVDPQIERMLKTTGVLKIYAKEYPGNEKDLQMVSRIGHGTSGQVAKMKHVPSGMIMAVKTMNRSHDREEQKRVLMDLFVMTTHLCPYIVTCYGCIITDDEVYICMELMGCCVDKLMKKTGKAIPEDIIGKISVSVIKALNYLKEKHNIIHRDIKPSNILLDSAGNVKLCDFGISGRLVDSKAKTRAAGSAAYMAPERIAPDTAQLGYDIRADIWSFGITMVEMATGSFPYKDCKKEFDVLTKIMMDPSPQIPRDKKFSINFQDFVSQCLIKDLEKRPRYKQLLEHPFIKWFEVKHVNVSQWYSTLPSFD; encoded by the exons ATGTCCGATCCCACGCTCGATCTAAAAGCCCTGCGAAAGAAAACCCAACGGCTATCGTTCGAGCTCGGCTCGCTGAGCCTGAGCCCGGGCGCGAGTCCGAGCAGCGTCGCGAGCCCGAGCAGCGCGcccgtctcgccgtcgacgcgccgacCGCTCCAACCGCTTCTCATACCGAAATTCGGCTCGCCCGTCGCCTCGCGAAAGCATTCGGCTCAAACGCGAG GTATTCCGGGACTTTTGCGACGCTCTCCCACGCCTCAATCGTACGTGGGTAGTGCGGGTAGCAGTGCCGCTTCGTCGGAGACGGAGAGTCCGGCCGATACGACTCGAGTCGACGG cgTCACTGTTGATCCTCAAATTGAGCGTATGCTCAAAACGACGGGAGTTCTGAAGATCTACGCTAAG GAGTATCCCGGAAACGAGAAGGATCTTCAGATGGTGAGTCGTATTGGACACGGAACGAGTGGTCAAGTCGCCAAAATGAAACACGTGCCAAGTGGCATGATAATGGCTGtaaag ACGATGAATCGAAGTCACGATCGCGAAGAACAGAAGCGCGTTCTCATGGATCTCTTCGTCATGACGACGCATCTATGTCCATACATAGTTACGTGTTATGGATGCATTATAACGGAT GATGAGGTCTATATTTGTATGGAATTGATGGGCTGTTGCGTCGATAAGCTCATGAAGAAAACGGGCAAAGCGATACCGGAGGACATCATAGGAAAGATATCCGTCTCCGTAATCAAAGCGCTTAAttatctaaaagaaaaacacaaCATTATACACAGAG ATATTAAGCCTTCGAATATTTTACTCGATTCTGCTGGAAACGTCAAGCTGTGCGACTTTGGCATTAGTGGACGTCTAGTCGATTCTAAAGCCAAGACTAGAGCTGCGGGATCAGCTGCATATATGGCA CCTGAGAGGATTGCACCGGATACGGCTCAACTGGGATATGACATTAGAGCTGACATATGGAGTTTTGGAATCACCATG gTTGAAATGGCAACGGGATCTTTTCCCTATAAAGATTGCAAAAAGGAATTCGACGTTTTAACAAAAATCATGATGGACCCCTCTCCTCAAATTCCaagagacaaaaaattttcaatcaACTTCCAAGACTTCGTATCTCAATG tctaatcaaagatttggaGAAGCGACCTCGCTACAAGCAACTTCTAGAACATCCCTTCATCAAGTGGTTCGAAGTGAAACATGTCAACGTTTCTCAGTGGTATTCCACACTGCCCTCCTTCGATTAG